The following DNA comes from Entelurus aequoreus isolate RoL-2023_Sb linkage group LG19, RoL_Eaeq_v1.1, whole genome shotgun sequence.
aatactgtcaaagcgctttgagtaccttgaaggtagaaaagcgctataaaagtataacccatttaccattacaaAAATAGTATAACACagtgccagggggttgtaaattctaagtaactaaaatagaatgcaatatatatatatatatatatatatatatatatatatatatatttctaagaacaagaatagactgtcgagtttcagatgaaagttctctttttctggccattttgagcgtttaattgaccccacaaatgtgatgctccagaaactcaatctgctcaaaggaaggtcagttttgtagcttctgtaacgagctaaactgttttcagatgtgtgaacatgattgcacaaggggtttctaatcatcaattagccttcttagccaatgagcaaacacattgtaccattagaacactggagtgatagttgctggaaatgggcctctatacacctatgtagatattgcaccaaaaaccagacatttgcagctagattagtcatttaccacattagcaatgtatagagtgtatttctttaaagttaagactagtttaaagttatcttcattgaaaagtacagtgcttttccttcaaaaataaggacatttcaatgtgaccccaaacttttgaacagtagtgtgtgtgtgtgtgtatatatatatatatatatatatatatatatatatatatatatatattagggctgcaacaactagtcgattaaaatcgattattaaaatagttgccgattaatttagtcatcgattcgttggatctatgctatgcgcattttttttttttttttataaacttttatttataaactgcaacatttacaaaccgctgagaaacaataatcaaaataagtatggtgccagtatgctgttttttttcaataaaatactggaaagtatagaaatgtagtttgtctcttttatccgattattaaccgatttaatcgaagtaataatcgacagattaatcgattatcaaattagttgttagttgcagccctactgtatttatattattcgcatgtgaataatgctgtataatagactgtatttatattattcacatgtaaaaaatacctaagtgtttattgtctattgtgagcaaactgtggtgctgaatttcccccatggatcaataaagtactttctattctattctattcagtgTCTGTCGGTGTAATATAAGAAAAAGATTTgttggcgaagaaaaatccataaattagccgctgcagggttcaaagcgtaggaaaatagtagcgacttatagtctgaaaaataccagTCAGTGGAGCGTTATTCCGGTCCTTAAGGCATGGAAAGAGGAGTTAAGAACATCTCAGGAACAATTCCCATTAATGTTATTTATGTGATCAAGAACATTTATTCAAAAACTGTAATAATTATATTAAAGGATAAAAAGGGCCAGCCCTTTTATTTCTTGCCGTGTTATGATCGTGACGTTCTCCTTCTTCCTGTCACACAGGCCACGCCCTCCACACGAAGGACAACCAGGAGTTCTGCGGCGCAGGCGGACAGTCCCACCGGCAAGGTCCTGCAGGAGACCGGCCGCCAGCTTCAGGAAGCAGACCTGCGGACGTCGGTGCTGAAGCGATGCAGCAGAGCCTCCAGACTCCACAGCCCGGAGCAGCCGTGCACCCCCCTGGGCTCGGACGTGTCCGACCTGGAGTCCTGCTGCTCCGACGTAAACGCACGCGTGACACGCAGCAGCAGGAGGAGACCCGCCAGCCAAGAGGAGGAGGACCTGTCCGAGGCCGAGTCCTGCTCGTCCCTGGTCCAGATAAATGTCCGGCGCACAAGAAAGAAGGCGGAGGACAAAAAGGAGGGATCCAGTAGTTCGGCAGTGTCTGAAGCTGAAGCTCCGAGGAAGAGCAGGACCGTCAagcatgaagaagaagaagaagagtccgAGGCGGAGTCCTGCTCTTCTGATGTCCAGACCACAAGAACCCTACGCAGCACGAGGAAGACCATCCCTGTCCCAAAGTCGGTCAGGACGGACGACGTGAAGGTGGACTTGGCACCCAAGTCCCGCCAGAGAGTCACTCGAAGTCAAAGACAAAGTGTCCGTCCTCGACGCTCCTCCAAGAGACGAGCGGAGGACTCCGACGAGCTTTCCGACGCCGAGAGCGTGGAGGCGTCTCACTCCGAAGTCCGTAGGAGCACCAGGACCAGAAGCTCGGAAGACGTCTTCCTGAGCTCCCCCACACCGAGGAGGACAAGAAGGACGAGTGCGGCGGCAGAGGAGAAGTCATGTGACTCAGAGAGCTTCGAATCCGGCCCGGAATTCAGCCTCGGCAGGCGGGACAAGACCTGGTCCTCCAGTTCCAACGCCCCGGAGTCCGACTCGGAGGGAGGCGGGACTCCCTGCAGCAGCCGCACCGGATCGGGGAGCAGCCGGCGACGCGCTTCGATTCCCGTGATGAAGAACCTCTACGTGGTTCTGGAGAACGCTCGAGAGGAGATCTTACTGGACAACTCGGTTCTGGACTCCACGGTGGTCTCTGGAGACGCGGATGGGACGCTGCTGGAGGAAGACAAGAAGACCGGCGAGGACTTGAGTGGAGACGTTGGACTTGAAGTAGACCCACAGGCGGGGGACGTCACGCTTGAAGACCGGAGGACCGGGGAGGACCCGACTGAAGATGGGAAAGGAGAGGAAGAGGACGCCATTGAGGTCTTGGCTGAAGCGTCACACCTGGAGGACTGGACTGAAGATGGGAAAGGAGAGGAAGAGGACGCCATTGAGGTCTTGGCTGAACCGTCACACCTGGAGGACTGGACTGAAGATGGGAAAGGAGAGGAAGAGGACTGCAGTGAGGTCTTGGCTGAAGCGTCACACCTGGAGGACTGGACTGAAGATGGGAaaggagaggaagaggaggacgccAGTGAGGTCTTGGCTGAAGCGTCACACCTGGAGGAAGACAAGACCAGTAAGGA
Coding sequences within:
- the dnttip2 gene encoding deoxynucleotidyltransferase terminal-interacting protein 2, with amino-acid sequence MVATRRGVLVSSPTKTRVEQPSDIQATPSTRRTTRSSAAQADSPTGKVLQETGRQLQEADLRTSVLKRCSRASRLHSPEQPCTPLGSDVSDLESCCSDVNARVTRSSRRRPASQEEEDLSEAESCSSLVQINVRRTRKKAEDKKEGSSSSAVSEAEAPRKSRTVKHEEEEEESEAESCSSDVQTTRTLRSTRKTIPVPKSVRTDDVKVDLAPKSRQRVTRSQRQSVRPRRSSKRRAEDSDELSDAESVEASHSEVRRSTRTRSSEDVFLSSPTPRRTRRTSAAAEEKSCDSESFESGPEFSLGRRDKTWSSSSNAPESDSEGGGTPCSSRTGSGSSRRRASIPVMKNLYVVLENAREEILLDNSVLDSTVVSGDADGTLLEEDKKTGEDLSGDVGLEVDPQAGDVTLEDRRTGEDPTEDGKGEEEDAIEVLAEASHLEDWTEDGKGEEEDAIEVLAEPSHLEDWTEDGKGEEEDCSEVLAEASHLEDWTEDGKGEEEEDASEVLAEASHLEEDKTSKDSDDVAEVALEDCDGEAAVASADQQGELSAEEREDELASVEEAMETKCEDVLDDTPARTSEVEVTDHAEAQAPPKHRKAACKEFSLSVSSDEEDEEVSEEDEDAGEIPDRPWKPQAAPVSVDGVFMVDTRVGGEASEDYLTQPLTKEELVGGKDDKEFVDEEDQEDQEVDLFWSSKKKWTKKLSTVIDPGISVRQLGGLYITLNGSQPTPGPSCTKKPKEKKVQDEVMKKSVMKADFEKKDTVPPYSESKRALKKQHRAEREKTTGDGWFNMKAPELTNELQGDLKLLKMRGSLDPKRFYKKNDRDGFPKYFQMATVVDNPLDFYHSRVPKKQRKRTMVEELLADEEFRHKNKKKYLNIMAEKAAQAAGKKNSYRNPKFVKMSKKAGK